A genome region from Methanococcoides burtonii DSM 6242 includes the following:
- a CDS encoding MarC family protein, giving the protein MDSVGYFIYSFITLLVIVSPITAVITFITLTNSLTLDEKNVIAKKSVALAFVIAVIFMFTGNIILDVLGISLDSLKVAGGLLLIMIAFEMMQAKTSRESITDKEMDESSKREDIWIFPIAMPILTGPATITTVIVLTETAGLVQQKTLIMLALVLTYSITLVTFLFSRRIHKKMGYNGMLVLTRLFGLFLGAISVSMIASGIWGLYLSLNPL; this is encoded by the coding sequence ATGGATTCTGTGGGTTATTTTATTTATTCATTTATCACATTGCTCGTCATTGTGAGCCCTATTACCGCAGTAATTACATTTATAACGCTCACCAATAGTCTGACTCTGGATGAAAAGAATGTAATTGCAAAAAAATCGGTTGCTCTGGCTTTTGTCATTGCCGTAATTTTCATGTTTACGGGAAACATTATTTTGGATGTTCTTGGGATAAGTCTTGATTCACTGAAAGTTGCTGGTGGTCTGTTACTGATCATGATAGCTTTTGAAATGATGCAAGCTAAGACCTCAAGAGAAAGCATTACTGATAAAGAGATGGATGAATCTTCTAAACGTGAAGATATCTGGATATTCCCAATTGCCATGCCTATACTAACAGGGCCTGCCACAATAACAACAGTCATAGTTCTTACAGAGACTGCTGGATTAGTTCAGCAAAAAACGCTCATTATGCTCGCATTGGTACTAACTTATTCAATAACCCTGGTAACATTTCTATTTTCCAGAAGAATACACAAAAAAATGGGATACAATGGAATGCTGGTACTTACCAGACTGTTTGGCCTGTTCCTGGGTGCAATTTCAGTGAGTATGATCGCCAGTGGGATCTGGGGACTTTATTTGAGTCTGAATCCACTATAA
- the nrdD gene encoding anaerobic ribonucleoside-triphosphate reductase, translated as MSNSQTMSTEELFALPKNEFINRCKEWCNEFNDGQPMKTNEDNPCPVHAWVALNGKKCAHETVANIAQCPICDQPACPDCMNHNVHQLSRVTGYISNVSGWNAAKKQELKDRVRSDMK; from the coding sequence ATGTCAAATTCACAAACAATGTCAACAGAAGAGCTTTTTGCACTCCCAAAGAATGAATTCATTAACAGGTGCAAAGAATGGTGCAATGAGTTCAATGATGGACAACCTATGAAAACAAATGAAGATAATCCATGCCCGGTTCACGCATGGGTAGCACTTAATGGAAAGAAATGCGCTCATGAGACCGTTGCCAACATTGCACAGTGTCCCATATGCGATCAACCTGCGTGCCCGGATTGTATGAATCACAATGTCCACCAACTCTCAAGAGTAACTGGATATATATCCAATGTTAGTGGATGGAATGCTGCAAAAAAGCAGGAACTTAAAGACCGTGTGCGATCTGATATGAAATGA